AACAGATGATTGTATTCGATATTAAATATTGTCAGAAGCATTGTGGCGACGATAGGGCCGACAAGGAACGATAATGGTGGCAGATTTCTGAACAAGGTGATGAGGTGAGTGTCGGTGCCGTCAACTTGTTTGAAGAAATAGGTTTCTGACATTACCTCAACAGCACTTGCGCCGACTCGGGTTAAGAAGAGAAGGAACGCCCAAAGGTAAATGTTGGTCGACGTGACGAATGCAAGTAAGGCGGTAGTGATTGCCATAATAATAAATCCACCAATGAGCATTTCTTGCTCGCCCCATTTTCTGTCAGCGAGCCTTCCCATAACAACTTGGAAAAGCACAAACGGAATAAGTGCGATAGGCGTAATGATTCCCACGACCTCTCGCAAAGGAATTCCAAGTGTTTTATAGAGATAGAGCGGTGTGTAGATGATCATCCACGTATAAAAAAAGTTAAGAAGAAATGATGTGACGAATGCGCCATAGATATTTTTATTTGCGCTTACTTCACGGAGTGTGCTCCATAGGGGCACGTGTTTGTAATGGGGGTCTTGATAGCCCTTGAATGTGAAGTAAATAAGAAAAAAAACAGGAGCGAGGATGAGCGCCGCGGCGAGATAAACTTTCCCAAACTCACCATCGGAGAACATCATCCCAGCGAGAAACGGCGCGATGAGAATTGCAACGTTTAAGATTGTGAGAAACATCCCACGAATCGAGCCTGTGAATCCATCCGTGGAGTATGCCTCAAGGAAAACGTTGAGATTGAGATACAAGACGTTCAGTATGATCTGGTTGAATATAAAAACAGGGATAAGAAAGAGTGGCGACTCTATAATCGCAAGCCCTAAAAGAGAAACAACCTCAAGGACGATCGAAAGAAGGGTAATACGATAATTCCCAAATGCTGCGAGTATGCGCGACATATTGAAAAAAAGAACTATAGTAACCAAAGAGCCAAGCGCGTAGATCATTCCCACAGTCTCCTCACGTACGTATTCTCCCATGAACGTAGAGGCGACATAGAGCGGAAGCGCATAATGAAGGGCGTAGAGAAAGCTTGCAAGGTAGATAATAAGAAAGGGAAGTTTTCCGTGGAGTGTTTGCATGATGTATTTCAGTATAACGTACGAGAAGCTCTGCGGGCAAGTCTTTTTGGTAATTCCACCTAAAAAATGTTTGTTATGACTTTTTTAGCAAGAAAGACAATAATCGCAACCATTACAATAGCAACGATTATGTTTATTGTTTTTTTAT
This genomic window from bacterium contains:
- a CDS encoding MFS transporter, producing the protein MQTLHGKLPFLIIYLASFLYALHYALPLYVASTFMGEYVREETVGMIYALGSLVTIVLFFNMSRILAAFGNYRITLLSIVLEVVSLLGLAIIESPLFLIPVFIFNQIILNVLYLNLNVFLEAYSTDGFTGSIRGMFLTILNVAILIAPFLAGMMFSDGEFGKVYLAAALILAPVFFLIYFTFKGYQDPHYKHVPLWSTLREVSANKNIYGAFVTSFLLNFFYTWMIIYTPLYLYKTLGIPLREVVGIITPIALIPFVLFQVVMGRLADRKWGEQEMLIGGFIIMAITTALLAFVTSTNIYLWAFLLFLTRVGASAVEVMSETYFFKQVDGTDTHLITLFRNLPPLSFLVGPIVATMLLTIFNIEYNHLFLVLGALMFLGVYYGLIIKDTK